Proteins encoded by one window of Tunturibacter psychrotolerans:
- a CDS encoding MFS transporter, giving the protein MPLESPNIGPIDHTEVKSSGFTPLTIPLFRDRWIASTISSVGTWMQDTAGTWLMTSLTASPLLIALMQTAASLPVLLLGLLAGATADIFDRRKLLIFWQTWMLASVGLLAILTFIGYVSPWALLAFTFLLNIGSAMNNPAWQAIVPELVPRELIPDTVSLNAASNNLARAVGPALGGLMVAGFQRVHTGAGSVFALNALSFAGVIWVLVNWKRIPLFKSALPSERIAGSIRSGLRYVRYAPDLQSSLVRAFTYTFFISAIWSLLAVVAKRDLKQGPLGYGILNGSLGLGAVVAATTLHRIRQRFSADQILAASTLYNVVVLLVLAFVRSPSIIIPTLILSGAAWTSTMSTINVSVQLSVPAWVQARALGTYMTTFQGGMAIGAILWGYIAEHTSTPIALTTAACGLLITFPFARRFHILQGPLPDHTPYQWKHPAPQLALDTEPSDGPVRISIEYRVPLENYAEFTSAIHQLRGVRLRDGAIRWGIYRDAIDPKHLNETFVMESWLDYLRSRERITAADETIRARVRALHEHDEPPKTTYQIYAREVADPVREHSPTSDGAP; this is encoded by the coding sequence ATGCCTCTCGAATCCCCAAACATTGGCCCAATCGATCACACTGAGGTAAAGTCCAGCGGTTTCACTCCCTTGACGATCCCCTTGTTCCGCGATCGCTGGATCGCCAGCACAATCTCGTCGGTCGGCACATGGATGCAGGACACAGCAGGCACGTGGCTGATGACCTCGCTGACCGCCTCGCCTCTGCTAATCGCGCTGATGCAGACCGCAGCCAGTCTGCCGGTGCTGCTGCTCGGACTGCTGGCCGGAGCAACCGCCGACATCTTCGACCGCCGCAAGCTGCTCATCTTCTGGCAGACCTGGATGCTCGCCTCGGTGGGACTCCTCGCGATCCTAACCTTCATCGGCTACGTGTCGCCGTGGGCTCTGTTGGCGTTCACCTTCCTGCTGAACATCGGCTCGGCGATGAACAATCCAGCATGGCAGGCGATCGTCCCCGAGCTAGTCCCCCGCGAACTGATCCCGGACACCGTGTCTCTCAACGCCGCAAGCAACAACCTCGCACGCGCCGTCGGTCCCGCGCTCGGCGGACTGATGGTTGCAGGCTTTCAGCGAGTGCACACCGGCGCGGGGTCCGTCTTCGCCCTCAACGCACTCTCGTTCGCCGGCGTTATTTGGGTCCTGGTGAACTGGAAACGTATCCCGCTGTTCAAGTCAGCGTTACCGTCCGAGCGCATTGCAGGCTCGATTCGCTCAGGGCTGCGTTACGTGCGATACGCCCCGGACCTTCAGTCCTCGCTGGTGCGGGCATTCACCTACACCTTCTTCATCTCCGCAATTTGGTCGCTGCTCGCAGTCGTCGCAAAGCGTGATCTGAAGCAAGGCCCGCTCGGTTACGGCATCCTGAACGGCTCGCTCGGCCTCGGAGCCGTCGTCGCCGCTACAACGCTCCATCGCATTCGCCAGCGATTCTCCGCAGATCAGATTCTCGCCGCATCGACGCTCTACAACGTAGTTGTGCTGCTGGTGCTAGCATTCGTACGCAGCCCTTCGATCATCATCCCCACGCTGATCCTGTCCGGCGCCGCATGGACCAGCACCATGTCCACGATCAACGTCTCGGTACAGCTTTCCGTTCCCGCATGGGTTCAGGCTCGCGCACTGGGCACCTACATGACAACCTTTCAGGGAGGCATGGCAATCGGCGCTATTCTCTGGGGTTACATTGCAGAACACACGTCAACGCCGATCGCGTTGACTACAGCGGCGTGTGGATTGCTGATCACCTTTCCATTTGCACGCAGATTTCACATCCTGCAAGGTCCGCTCCCTGACCACACACCGTATCAATGGAAGCATCCGGCGCCGCAGCTTGCACTCGACACCGAACCTTCCGACGGCCCCGTCCGCATCTCGATCGAATATCGCGTGCCGCTCGAAAACTACGCGGAGTTCACCTCTGCCATCCATCAGCTCCGAGGTGTTCGACTCCGCGACGGCGCGATCCGTTGGGGCATCTACCGTGACGCAATCGATCCTAAGCACCTTAACGAGACCTTCGTGATGGAGTCGTGGCTGGATTACCTCCGCTCCCGCGAACGTATCACAGCTGCTGACGAGACGATCCGTGCTCGCGTGCGCGCGCTGCACGAGCACGACGAGCCACCGAAGACGACCTACCAGATCTATGCCAGGGAGGTCGCGGATCCAGTACGCGAGCATTCACCGACGTCTGACGGTGCACCTTGA